The following coding sequences lie in one Hyphobacterium sp. CCMP332 genomic window:
- the ccmE gene encoding cytochrome c maturation protein CcmE — MRARSQRLVMVAVAGVVLVAAVGLALVALRDAIVLFYSPSEVAAEHPGIGERIRIGGLVEEGSVERPADGGANFVVTDGAATIRVTYSGSLPDLFREGQGVVAEGAFVPSGDFAASSVLAKHDETYMPPEVAEALRDSGVWQGEDGE, encoded by the coding sequence ATGAGAGCGCGTTCTCAAAGACTGGTCATGGTTGCGGTTGCTGGCGTGGTGCTGGTTGCTGCGGTCGGATTGGCGCTTGTCGCCCTGCGCGATGCGATCGTGCTGTTTTACAGCCCGAGCGAAGTTGCGGCTGAACATCCCGGCATCGGAGAACGTATCCGCATTGGCGGGCTGGTTGAAGAGGGCAGCGTGGAGCGCCCGGCAGACGGCGGTGCCAATTTTGTCGTCACCGACGGTGCGGCCACTATCCGCGTCACCTATTCGGGATCCTTGCCAGACCTGTTCCGTGAAGGGCAGGGCGTTGTGGCCGAAGGCGCCTTTGTGCCGTCGGGAGACTTTGCGGCCAGTTCTGTTCTGGCCAAACACGATGAGACCTATATGCCGCCCGAAGTGGCGGAGGCGCTGCGCGATAGCGGTGTCTGGCAAGGTGAGGACGGGGAATGA
- a CDS encoding DUF938 domain-containing protein, with protein MDRKLSGKTIAMEAREAVEKKLFSPSSARNSGPIADVLCPLLKSHALVLEIGSGTGEHGEAVCRRRPDILWTPSDPDVTSRKSQAARARESDGMQMPLDLDVSRPGWSDELPDVDILVCCNVIHISPWATAKGLARGAADILHPEGRVFLYGPFLEGTASAPSNLDFDSSLKARNPEWGVRALADVKTLFAAHGFQLEKRIDMPSNNLSLIFSRSE; from the coding sequence ATGGATAGAAAACTTTCCGGAAAAACGATTGCGATGGAAGCTCGTGAGGCTGTGGAAAAGAAGCTCTTTTCGCCAAGTTCTGCGCGCAACTCAGGGCCTATCGCCGACGTTTTGTGCCCGCTTCTGAAAAGCCATGCGCTTGTGCTCGAAATAGGCTCGGGAACCGGCGAGCATGGTGAGGCGGTTTGCCGGCGCCGCCCAGATATTCTCTGGACACCAAGCGATCCGGATGTGACCTCCAGGAAAAGTCAGGCGGCCCGCGCGCGAGAGTCTGACGGGATGCAAATGCCACTTGATCTGGATGTGTCCAGACCTGGCTGGAGCGATGAATTGCCGGACGTCGACATTCTGGTTTGCTGCAATGTGATCCATATTTCCCCCTGGGCGACAGCGAAGGGATTGGCGCGCGGTGCAGCCGATATTCTTCATCCGGAGGGGCGGGTTTTCCTTTATGGGCCTTTTCTGGAGGGGACGGCATCTGCGCCATCGAACCTGGATTTTGATTCCAGTCTGAAGGCCAGAAACCCGGAATGGGGCGTTCGCGCCCTGGCGGATGTGAAAACGCTTTTTGCTGCGCACGGATTTCAACTCGAGAAGCGGATCGATATGCCGTCGAATAATCTGTCCCTGATTTTCAGCAGGTCTGAATAA
- a CDS encoding ATP-binding protein: MKTRSRSLFRRLVLTATVWTLVALIAVALALTTLFRNSVLRTLDDRLEAVALTVIATAERTPTGRIIPAQPPLDSRYNRAFQGLYWQINDIDEGEPGDVLGESESLLDEVIYISPRAFEAALATFGQPVSYNTKGPDNQSLRVVIQGVELPGEVGRILAIAAEDRRPADAEVRRFAFVSIGVFLIFGVVLAAGVIVQVRIGLDPVFKMRDAVAEVREGRSERVEGDYPVELQPLSVELNSLLDHSREVVERARTHVGNLAHALKTPIAVLLNETSSDTGELSLLVRRQTETMSRQVDHHLRRARAAAHAKAIGARCDVTSVVDDLTRTLNKIYARQAKSISAACEPDLIFRGERQDLEEMVGNLCDNACKWAEGTVQLKAGLRDDGQIFLRVEDDGPGMDAGQRESALKRGVRLDEETPGTGLGLSIVVDLARVYGGELKLGVSEIGGLSAELHLPGRQR; this comes from the coding sequence GTGAAGACCCGTTCCAGATCACTTTTTCGCCGTCTCGTATTGACTGCGACGGTCTGGACACTTGTTGCCCTGATCGCGGTCGCGCTCGCGCTCACGACGCTTTTCAGGAACTCTGTCCTGCGGACGCTCGATGACCGGCTCGAAGCCGTGGCATTGACCGTGATTGCAACTGCCGAGCGGACGCCGACCGGGCGGATTATTCCCGCACAACCGCCATTGGACAGCCGGTATAACCGCGCGTTCCAAGGGTTATACTGGCAAATCAACGACATTGATGAAGGTGAGCCGGGCGATGTGCTCGGTGAATCCGAATCCCTGCTGGACGAGGTGATCTACATATCGCCCAGAGCCTTTGAAGCCGCGCTCGCCACCTTTGGTCAGCCCGTATCCTACAACACAAAAGGTCCGGACAATCAGTCGCTTCGGGTCGTGATCCAGGGTGTGGAGCTGCCGGGCGAGGTCGGACGTATTCTCGCAATTGCTGCGGAGGACCGTCGCCCCGCGGACGCCGAAGTGCGCCGCTTTGCCTTCGTTTCCATTGGCGTGTTTCTGATTTTTGGCGTGGTGCTGGCCGCCGGTGTAATCGTGCAGGTTCGCATTGGCCTCGATCCTGTTTTCAAGATGCGCGATGCCGTTGCGGAGGTGCGCGAAGGGCGAAGCGAACGGGTCGAAGGCGATTATCCGGTCGAACTGCAGCCGCTGAGTGTCGAGTTGAATTCCCTGCTGGACCATTCGCGGGAAGTCGTCGAGCGGGCACGAACGCATGTAGGGAATCTGGCGCATGCATTGAAGACGCCGATTGCGGTGCTTCTGAACGAGACGTCGTCTGATACTGGCGAGCTATCGCTGCTGGTCCGCCGACAGACCGAGACCATGTCCCGGCAAGTTGATCATCATCTCCGGCGCGCACGCGCGGCGGCGCATGCCAAGGCCATCGGTGCGCGCTGTGATGTGACCTCGGTCGTGGATGATCTGACGCGGACCTTGAACAAGATTTATGCGCGGCAGGCGAAGTCCATTTCGGCCGCCTGCGAACCGGATCTGATATTTCGCGGTGAACGGCAGGATCTGGAGGAAATGGTCGGTAATCTTTGCGACAATGCCTGCAAATGGGCAGAAGGAACCGTGCAGCTAAAGGCCGGTCTGCGCGATGATGGCCAGATATTCCTGAGAGTGGAAGACGACGGACCGGGAATGGATGCCGGACAGCGGGAGTCCGCGTTGAAGCGCGGCGTGCGTCTGGATGAAGAAACCCCCGGAACCGGGCTTGGATTATCGATCGTTGTCGATCTCGCGCGCGTCTATGGCGGGGAGCTGAAGCTTGGCGTTTCGGAGATCGGGGGCTTGTCGGCAGAGCTGCATTTACCCGGACGGCAACGATAA
- a CDS encoding response regulator transcription factor → MRVLVVEDDPDLNRQLNRALTDAGYAVDVATDGEEGHFLGDTEPYDAVVLDLGLPQIDGVTVLERWRQDGRVFPVLILTARDRWSEKVAGFDAGADDYLTKPFHTEELLARLRALTRRAAGHASSSIDCGSLSVDTRGARVFIDGAPVKLTSHEFRLISYMAHHQDRVISRSELVEHIYDQDFDRDSNTIEVFVGRLRKKIGSDRIETVRGLGYRLIDPDAKAA, encoded by the coding sequence ATGCGTGTACTCGTCGTAGAAGATGATCCGGATCTGAACCGTCAACTCAATCGGGCATTGACCGATGCCGGTTATGCCGTTGATGTCGCAACCGATGGCGAAGAGGGCCATTTTCTGGGTGATACAGAACCCTATGATGCCGTGGTGCTGGATCTGGGCTTGCCGCAGATTGATGGTGTGACCGTTCTGGAGCGCTGGCGCCAGGACGGGCGGGTTTTCCCGGTTCTGATCCTGACCGCCCGAGACCGGTGGAGCGAAAAAGTCGCCGGCTTTGATGCCGGAGCCGATGATTATCTGACCAAGCCCTTTCATACAGAGGAATTGCTGGCGCGGCTTCGGGCCCTGACCCGCCGTGCGGCCGGGCACGCCTCCTCCAGTATTGATTGCGGTTCGCTGTCAGTGGATACGCGCGGTGCGCGGGTCTTTATTGATGGCGCGCCGGTCAAGCTGACCTCTCACGAGTTTCGCCTGATCAGCTATATGGCGCATCATCAGGATCGGGTGATTTCCCGCTCCGAGCTGGTCGAGCACATCTATGATCAGGACTTTGACAGGGATTCCAACACGATCGAGGTCTTTGTCGGCCGTTTGCGCAAGAAAATCGGATCAGATCGTATCGAGACCGTTCGAGGACTTGGCTACCGCCTGATCGATCCTGACGCCAAGGCCGCGTGA
- a CDS encoding PepSY domain-containing protein produces MNAASAQGMQNNYSAGQARDARDSGNVIPAVRAISIVRGRYPGAEVLNAQLQGGSSPQYVVTILTREGRRVNVMVDAQTGQIIGER; encoded by the coding sequence ATGAATGCGGCAAGCGCGCAAGGCATGCAGAATAATTATTCGGCCGGGCAGGCGCGGGATGCGCGCGATTCCGGGAATGTCATTCCGGCAGTACGGGCGATTTCCATTGTCCGGGGCCGGTATCCGGGTGCTGAAGTCCTGAACGCACAGCTGCAAGGCGGTTCATCGCCACAATATGTGGTGACGATCCTGACGCGCGAAGGCCGCCGTGTGAACGTTATGGTCGATGCGCAGACCGGCCAGATAATTGGCGAGCGATAG
- a CDS encoding DnaJ C-terminal domain-containing protein, translating to MSDPYKILGISKSASPDEIRSAYRALAKKLHPDANPDDATAEERFKKVSRAFHLLSDAKKRARYDRGEIDANGDEIAPHHHFRSARPGRQGGEFTDIFSDLFSDFGANAPRAQRGGDLAASLDVEFATAAQGGSQLIHLPDGRKVSVKIPAGVEDGKVLRLGGQGQKGQQGGPSGDLLITLRVKSHRWLSRDGNNIRLDLPVSIQEAALGAKVRVPTLHGDVDVKIPPNSTSGSLLRLKGRGIERKGKTPGDQIVRLMIDVPDDSALRDFLSGWTPPAGYNPRKNVKI from the coding sequence ATGAGCGATCCTTATAAGATACTGGGCATTTCCAAGTCCGCCTCCCCTGACGAGATCCGGTCGGCTTACCGCGCGCTGGCGAAAAAGCTGCATCCGGACGCCAATCCGGATGATGCGACTGCCGAAGAGCGCTTCAAAAAAGTCAGCCGGGCTTTCCATTTGCTCTCCGACGCCAAGAAACGCGCCCGCTATGACCGTGGCGAGATTGACGCCAATGGCGATGAGATCGCACCGCACCATCATTTCAGGTCCGCCCGGCCGGGCCGGCAGGGTGGTGAATTCACCGATATATTTTCTGACCTGTTCAGTGATTTTGGCGCAAATGCCCCGCGAGCACAGCGCGGCGGTGATCTGGCGGCTTCGCTGGACGTGGAGTTCGCGACCGCGGCTCAAGGTGGCAGTCAGCTCATTCATTTGCCGGATGGCCGGAAAGTGTCTGTGAAAATCCCGGCGGGGGTCGAAGATGGCAAGGTGCTTCGATTGGGCGGCCAGGGCCAGAAAGGCCAGCAAGGCGGCCCCAGCGGCGATTTGCTGATCACATTGAGGGTCAAATCTCACCGTTGGTTGAGCCGCGATGGCAATAACATCCGGCTCGACCTTCCCGTTTCCATTCAGGAAGCGGCGCTGGGTGCCAAGGTGCGGGTGCCGACCCTGCACGGTGATGTCGACGTCAAAATCCCCCCGAATTCAACATCCGGCTCGCTGCTTCGCCTCAAGGGGCGTGGCATTGAACGCAAGGGCAAGACACCGGGCGATCAGATCGTACGCTTGATGATAGATGTGCCGGACGATTCCGCACTCAGGGATTTTCTGTCGGGCTGGACACCGCCTGCGGGATACAACCCTCGCAAAAACGTCAAAATCTGA
- a CDS encoding YcgN family cysteine cluster protein, translated as MSNAPFWKVKSLQEMSSAEWESLCDGCGKCCLVQLEDEDGDRVLTSLSCKLYDCASGQCRDYANRSARVPDCVRLTPENVGQLAWMPKTCAYRLVHEGRDLPDWHPLVTGDPQSTFKAGMSVRGQVTSEMRVDDADYEAFIRDWPGESGDK; from the coding sequence ATGTCCAATGCCCCCTTCTGGAAAGTGAAATCACTGCAAGAGATGAGCTCTGCGGAATGGGAATCGCTGTGCGACGGATGCGGAAAATGTTGTCTGGTCCAGCTGGAGGATGAGGACGGGGACCGGGTTCTGACCTCGCTGTCCTGCAAGCTCTATGATTGTGCGTCGGGGCAATGCCGCGATTATGCCAACCGCTCGGCGCGGGTGCCCGATTGCGTGCGACTGACACCGGAGAATGTCGGGCAACTGGCCTGGATGCCGAAAACCTGCGCCTACCGGCTGGTGCATGAGGGCCGGGACCTGCCGGACTGGCACCCGCTGGTCACCGGAGATCCGCAATCGACCTTCAAGGCCGGCATGTCGGTGCGCGGTCAGGTCACCAGCGAAATGCGCGTCGATGATGCCGATTATGAGGCTTTCATCCGGGACTGGCCGGGCGAAAGTGGGGATAAGTGA
- a CDS encoding transglycosylase domain-containing protein, whose amino-acid sequence MTAFRADLLEEKRRKRERRAWFLTAGFAATVIIAGIMGGIFWRWALSDMPSLPANLEILADVRRENSITLLDMNGAVIDVRGPLYGSPVELDLLPDHVAQAFIAIEDQRFYEHSGVDLRGTLRAVFANLRAGATVQGGSTITMQLVKNLVLTPERSMRRKIQEMRLAWQLERRLSKDEILQLYLNRIYFGANAYGIEAAARRYFQKSAAELTIAEAAMLAALPKAPSRLDPTSNLSAARQRAAIVLEAMEEAGFITAEQRAEAEANPASPIEPEPETYRDPAVFGYVFDYAVQLAAAELVVLPADAIIQVTIDADLQEAAHRTLTARMDEESEAQGAGEAALLAMTPDGAVRAMVGGRDYLATQYNRAAQARRQPGSAFKPIVYLAAIEAGASPFSVYYDEPIDLEGWQPRNFGGNYRGRVTLQEALRRSINTVSAQIIDEIGPETVVDMAGRLGIETELPPLPALSLGAVEVTLLELTAAYSTIANSGTRHRARFLQRITNSRGDVLWEHPATEPEQVVEVADALTISTMMQDIVLSGTGTAARLPDRPTAGKTGTSQSFRDAWFLGYSADYIAGVWVGNDDDTPTNNVTGGGLPARIWRDFMMAAHNNLPARLLAAPAPRERSAHEEELAAFYSELLNAFEAEVNAIP is encoded by the coding sequence ATGACTGCTTTCAGAGCCGACCTTCTAGAGGAAAAGCGCCGCAAGCGCGAACGCCGCGCATGGTTTCTGACGGCAGGTTTTGCAGCAACCGTGATTATCGCCGGTATTATGGGCGGCATTTTCTGGCGGTGGGCCTTGTCCGACATGCCGTCCCTCCCCGCCAATCTTGAAATCCTGGCCGATGTCCGGCGCGAAAACAGCATCACATTGCTCGATATGAATGGTGCGGTGATTGATGTGCGGGGTCCGCTCTATGGATCACCGGTCGAGCTGGATCTTCTACCCGATCACGTCGCGCAAGCCTTCATCGCCATCGAGGACCAGCGCTTCTACGAACATTCCGGCGTTGATCTGCGCGGGACCTTGCGCGCTGTCTTTGCCAATCTTCGCGCTGGCGCGACGGTGCAAGGCGGCTCGACCATCACCATGCAGCTGGTGAAAAACCTCGTCCTGACGCCTGAGCGGTCCATGCGGCGGAAAATTCAGGAAATGCGGCTGGCCTGGCAACTGGAACGGCGCCTGAGCAAGGATGAAATCCTGCAGCTTTACCTCAACCGCATCTATTTCGGTGCCAACGCCTACGGAATCGAAGCGGCGGCACGGCGCTATTTCCAGAAATCAGCCGCCGAGCTGACGATTGCAGAGGCGGCCATGCTGGCGGCCTTGCCCAAGGCGCCCAGCCGTCTGGATCCGACCAGCAATCTGTCCGCCGCAAGACAGCGTGCGGCCATTGTGCTGGAGGCAATGGAAGAGGCCGGATTCATTACCGCCGAACAACGCGCCGAGGCCGAGGCCAATCCGGCTTCGCCCATCGAGCCCGAGCCGGAAACCTATCGCGATCCGGCCGTGTTCGGTTATGTCTTCGATTACGCCGTCCAGCTCGCCGCAGCCGAGCTGGTCGTGCTGCCTGCCGACGCCATCATACAGGTGACCATTGACGCGGACCTGCAGGAAGCCGCGCACCGCACCCTGACCGCCCGCATGGACGAGGAGAGCGAAGCGCAGGGTGCGGGCGAAGCCGCCCTCCTTGCGATGACACCCGATGGCGCGGTTCGTGCCATGGTGGGTGGCCGCGACTATCTGGCAACCCAGTATAATCGCGCCGCGCAGGCCCGCCGTCAGCCAGGCTCGGCCTTCAAACCCATCGTCTATCTGGCCGCCATTGAAGCGGGCGCATCACCCTTCAGCGTCTATTATGACGAGCCTATTGATCTGGAAGGCTGGCAGCCGCGCAATTTCGGCGGCAATTATCGCGGCCGCGTCACCTTGCAGGAAGCTCTGCGGCGCTCGATCAATACGGTCTCCGCACAGATCATCGACGAGATCGGGCCGGAAACCGTTGTCGACATGGCCGGACGACTGGGTATTGAAACCGAGCTCCCGCCCCTCCCTGCCCTCTCTCTCGGCGCGGTCGAAGTGACGCTGCTGGAGTTGACGGCGGCCTATTCCACCATTGCCAATTCCGGGACGCGTCATCGCGCCCGCTTCCTGCAACGCATCACCAATTCGCGTGGTGATGTCTTGTGGGAGCATCCGGCCACCGAGCCGGAGCAGGTTGTCGAGGTAGCCGATGCGCTGACCATCTCGACCATGATGCAGGATATCGTCCTGTCCGGCACAGGAACGGCCGCCCGTCTGCCGGACCGTCCGACGGCCGGCAAAACCGGCACCAGCCAGTCATTCCGCGATGCATGGTTCCTGGGCTATTCGGCCGACTATATTGCCGGTGTCTGGGTCGGAAACGATGACGATACGCCGACCAACAACGTCACCGGCGGCGGTCTGCCGGCTCGCATCTGGCGCGACTTCATGATGGCGGCCCATAACAATTTGCCGGCGCGCCTGCTGGCGGCTCCGGCTCCGCGCGAACGCTCGGCCCATGAAGAGGAGCTGGCCGCTTTCTATTCCGAATTGCTGAATGCGTTTGAAGCGGAAGTGAATGCAATCCCCTAG
- a CDS encoding ion transporter yields MTSEAQTGWRQRLVKLVEAPVFINFITGLILVNAVMLGLETYPVDVPILSEALPLADKVIVMIFVIELLLKMVAYGPRFFKSGWNWFDLIIVSVSLFPDAGAFTVLRAMRILRVFRLFSVMPEMRKVVEALMKAIPGMSAILAVLALMFYVSAVMATKLFGGSSEQFESLGASAFTLFQVMTLEGWAMDVARPVMENYPFAWLFFLIFIVLTSFAVLNMFIAVIVDSLQSKHFDDEEERALEAEAEAQQDREVLHAELKAIRDELKALRAEMKR; encoded by the coding sequence ATGACAAGCGAAGCGCAGACAGGGTGGCGGCAGCGGCTGGTCAAATTAGTCGAGGCCCCGGTCTTTATCAATTTCATAACCGGGCTGATCCTCGTCAATGCCGTCATGCTCGGGCTTGAAACCTATCCGGTGGATGTCCCCATTCTTTCAGAGGCGCTGCCGCTTGCCGACAAGGTCATCGTGATGATCTTTGTCATCGAATTGCTGTTGAAAATGGTGGCTTACGGGCCGCGCTTCTTCAAATCCGGCTGGAACTGGTTCGATCTGATCATTGTATCCGTGTCGCTTTTCCCGGATGCCGGCGCATTCACGGTATTGCGGGCGATGCGGATATTGCGGGTCTTCCGCCTGTTTTCCGTCATGCCGGAAATGCGAAAAGTCGTAGAGGCCCTGATGAAGGCCATTCCGGGCATGAGTGCGATCCTCGCCGTGCTGGCTTTGATGTTTTACGTCTCGGCTGTCATGGCGACGAAGCTGTTCGGCGGCTCCTCGGAGCAATTTGAATCGCTGGGCGCATCGGCCTTCACCCTGTTTCAGGTGATGACGCTCGAAGGCTGGGCCATGGATGTCGCGCGACCGGTGATGGAGAATTACCCGTTTGCCTGGCTGTTTTTCCTGATCTTTATCGTGCTGACCAGTTTTGCCGTCCTGAACATGTTCATCGCCGTGATCGTGGACTCGCTGCAATCGAAACATTTCGATGACGAGGAAGAGCGGGCGCTCGAGGCCGAGGCGGAAGCACAGCAGGACCGGGAAGTCCTGCATGCGGAGCTGAAAGCCATACGCGATGAACTCAAGGCCCTGCGCGCGGAGATGAAGCGCTAG
- a CDS encoding DUF2336 domain-containing protein produces the protein MAVQSNLHKLVDLAKEKSSERRRELLREVTDLFFDDVPRQGSSELAQYDGVLSRLAEDTAEDARVELAARFADAPQAPHGLVMQLARDVIEVAAPILKRSRALTEADLLTIAENTSQSHLKVLTTRPTVPEAVADTIVRRGDDDTVVSLVRNTGAQISRAAFENITERAETNPDFHAPLVERKEMPTDLLNDMLTVVESRLRDQILQKFDGVDPDELQQAIDASHARLESRLSNDKDADEAKRFVNAMKLRRQLDGALLVRLLREGQMMRCAAGLSIMTDTDLGTAKRALESPSIDPLCLLCKAGGLDRTLFVTLSVMRNAGKGDALRDAREYGRIFDELSEREAQRAMRFMTMRKNASAA, from the coding sequence ATGGCGGTTCAATCCAATCTTCACAAACTGGTCGATCTCGCCAAGGAAAAGTCCAGCGAGCGCCGCCGTGAACTTCTCCGCGAAGTCACCGATCTCTTCTTTGATGACGTCCCCCGGCAGGGATCCAGCGAGCTCGCACAATATGACGGCGTGCTGTCCCGGCTGGCGGAAGACACCGCAGAGGATGCACGGGTTGAGCTGGCCGCACGCTTCGCCGATGCGCCGCAAGCGCCGCACGGTCTCGTCATGCAGCTGGCGCGCGATGTGATTGAGGTGGCGGCACCCATTCTGAAAAGATCGCGCGCGCTGACAGAAGCAGACCTTCTGACCATTGCCGAAAATACCAGTCAGTCGCACCTGAAAGTGCTCACCACCCGCCCCACCGTGCCGGAAGCGGTCGCCGATACGATTGTCCGGCGCGGCGACGATGACACCGTTGTTTCACTGGTCAGGAATACCGGTGCACAGATTTCCCGGGCCGCTTTCGAGAACATCACCGAACGCGCCGAGACCAATCCTGATTTCCATGCACCGCTGGTCGAGCGCAAGGAAATGCCGACCGATCTGCTCAACGACATGCTGACCGTGGTGGAAAGCCGTCTGCGCGACCAGATCCTGCAGAAATTTGATGGCGTTGATCCTGACGAATTACAGCAGGCCATTGATGCCTCTCATGCCCGTCTCGAATCCCGGCTGTCCAATGACAAGGATGCTGACGAGGCCAAGCGCTTTGTGAATGCGATGAAACTGCGCCGCCAGCTGGACGGGGCCCTGCTCGTCCGCTTGCTGCGCGAGGGTCAAATGATGCGTTGCGCGGCGGGATTGTCCATTATGACAGATACCGATCTGGGCACCGCCAAGCGTGCCCTTGAAAGCCCGAGTATCGATCCGCTCTGCCTGCTTTGCAAAGCGGGCGGGCTGGATCGCACGCTGTTTGTGACGCTGTCGGTCATGCGCAATGCCGGAAAGGGCGACGCCCTGCGGGATGCGCGCGAATATGGCCGCATCTTCGACGAATTGTCAGAGCGTGAAGCCCAGAGGGCCATGCGCTTCATGACCATGCGGAAGAACGCCAGCGCAGCGTGA
- a CDS encoding mechanosensitive ion channel family protein, translating to MSTSNDTLIGAAQSQATEFWSLVIDVWNTSFLGASVGQGLLAMVAVIAALFLRGMISRWLVSAMRRVVRKTANQLDDAVVDALAGPFQLIPVIIGLFIATTIVGLGGPESIGARLVQSLIAITMFWALHNAVTPVSRSLDAIAKSLTPVMIDWMTKSLQILFVIVGAAAVLEIWSIPVGPIIAGLGLFGVAVGLGAQDLFKNLIAGVLILTERRFLPGDWVQVDGVVEGTVEKINFRSTVVRRFDKGPVYVPNSKLSDNAVTNFSRMTHRRISWAIGVEYKTTTEQLAYIRDKTLGYILGHPEFAKPPEVTTFMRVDAFGPSSIDFKLYAFTVTTNWTEWLRIKEELAFELKKIVEESGTAFAFPSQTIYVDDGSEVFLPPESNSRQKIIQQPANPGEET from the coding sequence TTGAGTACGTCCAACGACACCCTGATCGGTGCAGCCCAATCGCAAGCGACGGAATTCTGGTCGCTTGTGATTGACGTCTGGAATACGAGTTTTCTGGGCGCGAGCGTCGGGCAGGGGCTGCTGGCCATGGTGGCGGTTATCGCCGCCCTGTTCTTGCGCGGCATGATTTCACGCTGGCTGGTGAGCGCCATGCGGCGGGTCGTGCGCAAGACCGCTAATCAGCTAGACGACGCTGTGGTCGACGCCCTGGCAGGCCCCTTCCAGTTGATACCGGTCATCATCGGTCTGTTCATTGCCACAACGATTGTCGGTCTGGGCGGACCGGAATCAATCGGGGCGCGGCTGGTCCAGTCGCTCATCGCGATCACGATGTTCTGGGCGCTGCACAATGCGGTGACGCCCGTGTCGCGCAGCCTGGATGCCATCGCAAAGTCGCTGACGCCGGTGATGATCGACTGGATGACCAAGTCGCTTCAGATACTGTTTGTTATTGTCGGCGCGGCGGCTGTGCTTGAAATCTGGTCGATTCCCGTCGGACCGATCATTGCGGGTCTCGGCCTGTTCGGCGTTGCCGTGGGCCTCGGCGCGCAGGATTTGTTCAAGAATCTGATCGCGGGTGTGCTGATCCTGACCGAACGCCGCTTCCTGCCCGGTGACTGGGTGCAAGTGGACGGCGTGGTCGAAGGCACGGTGGAGAAGATCAATTTCCGCTCGACCGTTGTGCGCCGGTTCGACAAGGGCCCCGTCTATGTGCCGAACTCGAAACTGTCGGATAATGCGGTCACCAATTTCTCGCGTATGACCCATCGCCGGATCAGCTGGGCCATCGGTGTGGAATACAAGACCACGACCGAACAGCTGGCCTATATCCGCGACAAGACGCTGGGCTATATTCTCGGCCATCCGGAATTTGCCAAACCGCCGGAGGTCACCACTTTCATGCGGGTGGACGCCTTTGGGCCGTCCTCGATTGACTTCAAGCTCTACGCGTTCACGGTGACAACCAACTGGACGGAGTGGCTACGGATCAAGGAAGAGCTGGCATTTGAATTGAAGAAGATCGTGGAAGAATCCGGCACCGCCTTCGCCTTCCCGTCACAGACAATATACGTGGACGATGGATCAGAAGTCTTCCTGCCGCCGGAATCGAATTCCCGGCAGAAGATCATCCAGCAGCCGGCAAATCCGGGCGAAGAAACCTGA